From the Phyllopteryx taeniolatus isolate TA_2022b chromosome 20, UOR_Ptae_1.2, whole genome shotgun sequence genome, one window contains:
- the riok3 gene encoding serine/threonine-protein kinase RIO3 isoform X3 translates to MDPSGVTAHTPKSPWGVTAAAAVSACSLADVMSEQLARQLHEDDRGCGGLAHPSSVSSSGDAADTTSDLMLAQMLQMQFDREFDDQLRREEKKFNGDSKVSISFENYRKVHPYEDSDGSEDEVDWQDTRHDPYRAAKAQTAPRRGFAGKGKNITTKHDAVTCGRKNTARMDNFAPEVHVGDGLGMDLKLSNQVFNSLKQHCASEQRRSARLHEKKEHSTAEQAVDPRTRLLMYKMVNAGVLDSINGCISTGKESVVFHANGGSLDERPVPDEVVLKVFKTTLNEFRNRDRYIKDDYRFIDRFAKLNPRKIIRLWAEKEMHNLSRMKAAAIACPDVVLLRKHILVMSFIGRDHVPAPKLKDVVLSCDDMKNAFYQVLHLMQTLYAECHLVHADLSEYNMLWHQGKVWLIDVSQSVEPTHPHGLEFLFRDCRNVSTFFQKRGVSEALGIFELFNAVSGLNIPIGAENEAEFFAEIVALEKRNEDHVQRRGKKTFAVVSEEEEEDEEGADPPLEADADD, encoded by the exons ATGGATCCAAGTGGAGTCACTGCTCACACGCCCAAG AGCCCGTGGGGcgtgacggcggcggcggcggtgtcGGCGTGCTCGCTGGCGGACGTGATGAGCGAGCAGCTGGCCAGGCAGCTGCACGAAGACGATCGCGGCTGCGGCGGCCTCGCGCA CCCGTCGTCCGTGTCGTCGAGCGGCGACGCGGCGGACACGACCAGCGACTTGATGCTGGCGCAGATGCTTCAGATGCAGTTTGACCGAGAGTTCGATGATCAGCTGCGGCGAGAGGAGAAGAAGTTCAACGGAGACAGCAAAG TGTCCATCTCCTTCGAGAACTACCGCAAGGTTCACCCTTACGAGGACAGCGACGGCTCCGAGGACGAGGTGGACTGGCAGGACACCAGGCACGACCCCTACAGGGCGG CCAAGGCTCAGACCGCGCCCAGAAGAGGTTTTGCTGGGAAAGGCAAAAACATCACAACCAAGCATGACGCCGTCACATGTGGCAGGAAGAACACGGCGCGCATGGACAAC TTTGCTCCTGAGGTGCACGTGGGCGACGGTCTGGGCATGGACCTGAAGCTGTCCAATCAGGTCTTCAACTCTCTCAAGCAGCACTGCGCCAGCGAGCAGCGGCGAAGCGCCCGGCTGCACGAAAAGAAGGAACACTCCACCGCC GAGCAAGCGGTGGACCCCCGCACTCGTCTTCTGATGTACAAGATGGTCAACGCCGGCGTGCTGGACAGCATCAACGGATGCATCAGCACCGGAAAAGAGTCGGTGGTCTTCCACGCCAACGGAGGAAG CCTGGACGAGCGGCCCGTCCCGGACGAGGTGGTCCTGAAGGTGTTCAAGACCACCCTGAACGAGTTCAGGAACCGAGACCGCTACATCAAGGACGACTACCGCTTCATCGACCGCTTCGCCAAACTCAACCCGCGCAAGATCATCCGCTTGTGGGCCGAGAAGGAGATGCACAACCTCAGCAG GATGAAGGCGGCGGCGATCGCGTGCCCGGACGTGGTCCTGCTGCGGAAGCACATCCTGGTCATGTCGTTCATCGGGCGAGACCACGTCCCCGCGCCCAAACTCAAGGACGTCGTGCTGAGCTGCGACGACATGAAGAACGCCTTCTACCAGGTCTTGCAC TTGATGCAGACGCTGTACGCCGAGTGTCATTTGGTCCACGCTGACCTCAGCGAGTACAACATGTTGTGGCATCAAGGAAAG GTGTGGTTGATCGACGTCAGTCAGTCGGTGGAGCCGACTCACCCCCACGGCCTGGAGTTCCTCTTCCGAGACTGCAGGAACGTTTCCACG ttctTCCAGAAGCGAGGAGTGAGCGAGGCGTTGGGCATCTTCGAGCTTTTCAACGCCGTGTCGGGACTCAACATTCCCATTGGTGCAGAAAACGAGGCGGAGTTTTTTGCCGAG atcGTGGCGTTGGAGAAGCGCAACGAGGACCACGTACAGCGGCGAGGAAAGAAAACGTTCGCCGTGGTgtcggaggaggaagaggaagatgaggaggggGCGGACCCTCCGTTAGAGGCGGACGCCGACGACTAG
- the riok3 gene encoding serine/threonine-protein kinase RIO3 isoform X1 has protein sequence MDPSGVTAHTPKSPWGVTAAAAVSACSLADVMSEQLARQLHEDDRGCGGLAHPSSVSSSGDAADTTSDLMLAQMLQMQFDREFDDQLRREEKKFNGDSKVSISFENYRKVHPYEDSDGSEDEVDWQDTRHDPYRAGNATATARVPLRRTARSQSALFLFCSPPAKAQTAPRRGFAGKGKNITTKHDAVTCGRKNTARMDNFAPEVHVGDGLGMDLKLSNQVFNSLKQHCASEQRRSARLHEKKEHSTAEQAVDPRTRLLMYKMVNAGVLDSINGCISTGKESVVFHANGGSLDERPVPDEVVLKVFKTTLNEFRNRDRYIKDDYRFIDRFAKLNPRKIIRLWAEKEMHNLSRMKAAAIACPDVVLLRKHILVMSFIGRDHVPAPKLKDVVLSCDDMKNAFYQVLHLMQTLYAECHLVHADLSEYNMLWHQGKVWLIDVSQSVEPTHPHGLEFLFRDCRNVSTFFQKRGVSEALGIFELFNAVSGLNIPIGAENEAEFFAEIVALEKRNEDHVQRRGKKTFAVVSEEEEEDEEGADPPLEADADD, from the exons ATGGATCCAAGTGGAGTCACTGCTCACACGCCCAAG AGCCCGTGGGGcgtgacggcggcggcggcggtgtcGGCGTGCTCGCTGGCGGACGTGATGAGCGAGCAGCTGGCCAGGCAGCTGCACGAAGACGATCGCGGCTGCGGCGGCCTCGCGCA CCCGTCGTCCGTGTCGTCGAGCGGCGACGCGGCGGACACGACCAGCGACTTGATGCTGGCGCAGATGCTTCAGATGCAGTTTGACCGAGAGTTCGATGATCAGCTGCGGCGAGAGGAGAAGAAGTTCAACGGAGACAGCAAAG TGTCCATCTCCTTCGAGAACTACCGCAAGGTTCACCCTTACGAGGACAGCGACGGCTCCGAGGACGAGGTGGACTGGCAGGACACCAGGCACGACCCCTACAGGGCGGGTAACGCCACCGCAACGGCGCGAGTACCTCTGCGGCGTACTGCGCGCTCGCAAtctgcactttttttgttttgttcccctCCAGCCAAGGCTCAGACCGCGCCCAGAAGAGGTTTTGCTGGGAAAGGCAAAAACATCACAACCAAGCATGACGCCGTCACATGTGGCAGGAAGAACACGGCGCGCATGGACAAC TTTGCTCCTGAGGTGCACGTGGGCGACGGTCTGGGCATGGACCTGAAGCTGTCCAATCAGGTCTTCAACTCTCTCAAGCAGCACTGCGCCAGCGAGCAGCGGCGAAGCGCCCGGCTGCACGAAAAGAAGGAACACTCCACCGCC GAGCAAGCGGTGGACCCCCGCACTCGTCTTCTGATGTACAAGATGGTCAACGCCGGCGTGCTGGACAGCATCAACGGATGCATCAGCACCGGAAAAGAGTCGGTGGTCTTCCACGCCAACGGAGGAAG CCTGGACGAGCGGCCCGTCCCGGACGAGGTGGTCCTGAAGGTGTTCAAGACCACCCTGAACGAGTTCAGGAACCGAGACCGCTACATCAAGGACGACTACCGCTTCATCGACCGCTTCGCCAAACTCAACCCGCGCAAGATCATCCGCTTGTGGGCCGAGAAGGAGATGCACAACCTCAGCAG GATGAAGGCGGCGGCGATCGCGTGCCCGGACGTGGTCCTGCTGCGGAAGCACATCCTGGTCATGTCGTTCATCGGGCGAGACCACGTCCCCGCGCCCAAACTCAAGGACGTCGTGCTGAGCTGCGACGACATGAAGAACGCCTTCTACCAGGTCTTGCAC TTGATGCAGACGCTGTACGCCGAGTGTCATTTGGTCCACGCTGACCTCAGCGAGTACAACATGTTGTGGCATCAAGGAAAG GTGTGGTTGATCGACGTCAGTCAGTCGGTGGAGCCGACTCACCCCCACGGCCTGGAGTTCCTCTTCCGAGACTGCAGGAACGTTTCCACG ttctTCCAGAAGCGAGGAGTGAGCGAGGCGTTGGGCATCTTCGAGCTTTTCAACGCCGTGTCGGGACTCAACATTCCCATTGGTGCAGAAAACGAGGCGGAGTTTTTTGCCGAG atcGTGGCGTTGGAGAAGCGCAACGAGGACCACGTACAGCGGCGAGGAAAGAAAACGTTCGCCGTGGTgtcggaggaggaagaggaagatgaggaggggGCGGACCCTCCGTTAGAGGCGGACGCCGACGACTAG
- the riok3 gene encoding serine/threonine-protein kinase RIO3 isoform X5 has product MLAQMLQMQFDREFDDQLRREEKKFNGDSKVSISFENYRKVHPYEDSDGSEDEVDWQDTRHDPYRAGNATATARVPLRRTARSQSALFLFCSPPAKAQTAPRRGFAGKGKNITTKHDAVTCGRKNTARMDNFAPEVHVGDGLGMDLKLSNQVFNSLKQHCASEQRRSARLHEKKEHSTAEQAVDPRTRLLMYKMVNAGVLDSINGCISTGKESVVFHANGGSLDERPVPDEVVLKVFKTTLNEFRNRDRYIKDDYRFIDRFAKLNPRKIIRLWAEKEMHNLSRMKAAAIACPDVVLLRKHILVMSFIGRDHVPAPKLKDVVLSCDDMKNAFYQVLHLMQTLYAECHLVHADLSEYNMLWHQGKVWLIDVSQSVEPTHPHGLEFLFRDCRNVSTFFQKRGVSEALGIFELFNAVSGLNIPIGAENEAEFFAEIVALEKRNEDHVQRRGKKTFAVVSEEEEEDEEGADPPLEADADD; this is encoded by the exons ATGCTGGCGCAGATGCTTCAGATGCAGTTTGACCGAGAGTTCGATGATCAGCTGCGGCGAGAGGAGAAGAAGTTCAACGGAGACAGCAAAG TGTCCATCTCCTTCGAGAACTACCGCAAGGTTCACCCTTACGAGGACAGCGACGGCTCCGAGGACGAGGTGGACTGGCAGGACACCAGGCACGACCCCTACAGGGCGGGTAACGCCACCGCAACGGCGCGAGTACCTCTGCGGCGTACTGCGCGCTCGCAAtctgcactttttttgttttgttcccctCCAGCCAAGGCTCAGACCGCGCCCAGAAGAGGTTTTGCTGGGAAAGGCAAAAACATCACAACCAAGCATGACGCCGTCACATGTGGCAGGAAGAACACGGCGCGCATGGACAAC TTTGCTCCTGAGGTGCACGTGGGCGACGGTCTGGGCATGGACCTGAAGCTGTCCAATCAGGTCTTCAACTCTCTCAAGCAGCACTGCGCCAGCGAGCAGCGGCGAAGCGCCCGGCTGCACGAAAAGAAGGAACACTCCACCGCC GAGCAAGCGGTGGACCCCCGCACTCGTCTTCTGATGTACAAGATGGTCAACGCCGGCGTGCTGGACAGCATCAACGGATGCATCAGCACCGGAAAAGAGTCGGTGGTCTTCCACGCCAACGGAGGAAG CCTGGACGAGCGGCCCGTCCCGGACGAGGTGGTCCTGAAGGTGTTCAAGACCACCCTGAACGAGTTCAGGAACCGAGACCGCTACATCAAGGACGACTACCGCTTCATCGACCGCTTCGCCAAACTCAACCCGCGCAAGATCATCCGCTTGTGGGCCGAGAAGGAGATGCACAACCTCAGCAG GATGAAGGCGGCGGCGATCGCGTGCCCGGACGTGGTCCTGCTGCGGAAGCACATCCTGGTCATGTCGTTCATCGGGCGAGACCACGTCCCCGCGCCCAAACTCAAGGACGTCGTGCTGAGCTGCGACGACATGAAGAACGCCTTCTACCAGGTCTTGCAC TTGATGCAGACGCTGTACGCCGAGTGTCATTTGGTCCACGCTGACCTCAGCGAGTACAACATGTTGTGGCATCAAGGAAAG GTGTGGTTGATCGACGTCAGTCAGTCGGTGGAGCCGACTCACCCCCACGGCCTGGAGTTCCTCTTCCGAGACTGCAGGAACGTTTCCACG ttctTCCAGAAGCGAGGAGTGAGCGAGGCGTTGGGCATCTTCGAGCTTTTCAACGCCGTGTCGGGACTCAACATTCCCATTGGTGCAGAAAACGAGGCGGAGTTTTTTGCCGAG atcGTGGCGTTGGAGAAGCGCAACGAGGACCACGTACAGCGGCGAGGAAAGAAAACGTTCGCCGTGGTgtcggaggaggaagaggaagatgaggaggggGCGGACCCTCCGTTAGAGGCGGACGCCGACGACTAG
- the riok3 gene encoding serine/threonine-protein kinase RIO3 isoform X2 produces the protein MISCGERRRSSTETAKVAAAAAASDEQTRFVFIVAFGLRRLYCSPCAPIQLRVHIRPHRTQIIKADQSVCWTVCVVSISFENYRKVHPYEDSDGSEDEVDWQDTRHDPYRAGNATATARVPLRRTARSQSALFLFCSPPAKAQTAPRRGFAGKGKNITTKHDAVTCGRKNTARMDNFAPEVHVGDGLGMDLKLSNQVFNSLKQHCASEQRRSARLHEKKEHSTAEQAVDPRTRLLMYKMVNAGVLDSINGCISTGKESVVFHANGGSLDERPVPDEVVLKVFKTTLNEFRNRDRYIKDDYRFIDRFAKLNPRKIIRLWAEKEMHNLSRMKAAAIACPDVVLLRKHILVMSFIGRDHVPAPKLKDVVLSCDDMKNAFYQVLHLMQTLYAECHLVHADLSEYNMLWHQGKVWLIDVSQSVEPTHPHGLEFLFRDCRNVSTFFQKRGVSEALGIFELFNAVSGLNIPIGAENEAEFFAEIVALEKRNEDHVQRRGKKTFAVVSEEEEEDEEGADPPLEADADD, from the exons ATGATCAGCTGCGGCGAGAGGAGAAGAAGTTCAACGGAGACAGCAAAGGTAGCGGCAGCGGCCGCCGCGAGCGACGAACAAACGCGCTTCGTATTCATAGTCGCGTTCGGATTAAGGCGACTTTATTGCTCGCCGTGCGCGCCAATTCAGTTGCGAGTCCATATTCGGCCTCATCGAACACAAATCATAAAAGCGGACCAAAGTGTGTGTTGGACTGTTTGTGTAGTGTCCATCTCCTTCGAGAACTACCGCAAGGTTCACCCTTACGAGGACAGCGACGGCTCCGAGGACGAGGTGGACTGGCAGGACACCAGGCACGACCCCTACAGGGCGGGTAACGCCACCGCAACGGCGCGAGTACCTCTGCGGCGTACTGCGCGCTCGCAAtctgcactttttttgttttgttcccctCCAGCCAAGGCTCAGACCGCGCCCAGAAGAGGTTTTGCTGGGAAAGGCAAAAACATCACAACCAAGCATGACGCCGTCACATGTGGCAGGAAGAACACGGCGCGCATGGACAAC TTTGCTCCTGAGGTGCACGTGGGCGACGGTCTGGGCATGGACCTGAAGCTGTCCAATCAGGTCTTCAACTCTCTCAAGCAGCACTGCGCCAGCGAGCAGCGGCGAAGCGCCCGGCTGCACGAAAAGAAGGAACACTCCACCGCC GAGCAAGCGGTGGACCCCCGCACTCGTCTTCTGATGTACAAGATGGTCAACGCCGGCGTGCTGGACAGCATCAACGGATGCATCAGCACCGGAAAAGAGTCGGTGGTCTTCCACGCCAACGGAGGAAG CCTGGACGAGCGGCCCGTCCCGGACGAGGTGGTCCTGAAGGTGTTCAAGACCACCCTGAACGAGTTCAGGAACCGAGACCGCTACATCAAGGACGACTACCGCTTCATCGACCGCTTCGCCAAACTCAACCCGCGCAAGATCATCCGCTTGTGGGCCGAGAAGGAGATGCACAACCTCAGCAG GATGAAGGCGGCGGCGATCGCGTGCCCGGACGTGGTCCTGCTGCGGAAGCACATCCTGGTCATGTCGTTCATCGGGCGAGACCACGTCCCCGCGCCCAAACTCAAGGACGTCGTGCTGAGCTGCGACGACATGAAGAACGCCTTCTACCAGGTCTTGCAC TTGATGCAGACGCTGTACGCCGAGTGTCATTTGGTCCACGCTGACCTCAGCGAGTACAACATGTTGTGGCATCAAGGAAAG GTGTGGTTGATCGACGTCAGTCAGTCGGTGGAGCCGACTCACCCCCACGGCCTGGAGTTCCTCTTCCGAGACTGCAGGAACGTTTCCACG ttctTCCAGAAGCGAGGAGTGAGCGAGGCGTTGGGCATCTTCGAGCTTTTCAACGCCGTGTCGGGACTCAACATTCCCATTGGTGCAGAAAACGAGGCGGAGTTTTTTGCCGAG atcGTGGCGTTGGAGAAGCGCAACGAGGACCACGTACAGCGGCGAGGAAAGAAAACGTTCGCCGTGGTgtcggaggaggaagaggaagatgaggaggggGCGGACCCTCCGTTAGAGGCGGACGCCGACGACTAG
- the riok3 gene encoding serine/threonine-protein kinase RIO3 isoform X4 codes for MISCGERRRSSTETAKVAAAAAASDEQTRFVFIVAFGLRRLYCSPCAPIQLRVHIRPHRTQIIKADQSVCWTVCVVSISFENYRKVHPYEDSDGSEDEVDWQDTRHDPYRAAKAQTAPRRGFAGKGKNITTKHDAVTCGRKNTARMDNFAPEVHVGDGLGMDLKLSNQVFNSLKQHCASEQRRSARLHEKKEHSTAEQAVDPRTRLLMYKMVNAGVLDSINGCISTGKESVVFHANGGSLDERPVPDEVVLKVFKTTLNEFRNRDRYIKDDYRFIDRFAKLNPRKIIRLWAEKEMHNLSRMKAAAIACPDVVLLRKHILVMSFIGRDHVPAPKLKDVVLSCDDMKNAFYQVLHLMQTLYAECHLVHADLSEYNMLWHQGKVWLIDVSQSVEPTHPHGLEFLFRDCRNVSTFFQKRGVSEALGIFELFNAVSGLNIPIGAENEAEFFAEIVALEKRNEDHVQRRGKKTFAVVSEEEEEDEEGADPPLEADADD; via the exons ATGATCAGCTGCGGCGAGAGGAGAAGAAGTTCAACGGAGACAGCAAAGGTAGCGGCAGCGGCCGCCGCGAGCGACGAACAAACGCGCTTCGTATTCATAGTCGCGTTCGGATTAAGGCGACTTTATTGCTCGCCGTGCGCGCCAATTCAGTTGCGAGTCCATATTCGGCCTCATCGAACACAAATCATAAAAGCGGACCAAAGTGTGTGTTGGACTGTTTGTGTAGTGTCCATCTCCTTCGAGAACTACCGCAAGGTTCACCCTTACGAGGACAGCGACGGCTCCGAGGACGAGGTGGACTGGCAGGACACCAGGCACGACCCCTACAGGGCGG CCAAGGCTCAGACCGCGCCCAGAAGAGGTTTTGCTGGGAAAGGCAAAAACATCACAACCAAGCATGACGCCGTCACATGTGGCAGGAAGAACACGGCGCGCATGGACAAC TTTGCTCCTGAGGTGCACGTGGGCGACGGTCTGGGCATGGACCTGAAGCTGTCCAATCAGGTCTTCAACTCTCTCAAGCAGCACTGCGCCAGCGAGCAGCGGCGAAGCGCCCGGCTGCACGAAAAGAAGGAACACTCCACCGCC GAGCAAGCGGTGGACCCCCGCACTCGTCTTCTGATGTACAAGATGGTCAACGCCGGCGTGCTGGACAGCATCAACGGATGCATCAGCACCGGAAAAGAGTCGGTGGTCTTCCACGCCAACGGAGGAAG CCTGGACGAGCGGCCCGTCCCGGACGAGGTGGTCCTGAAGGTGTTCAAGACCACCCTGAACGAGTTCAGGAACCGAGACCGCTACATCAAGGACGACTACCGCTTCATCGACCGCTTCGCCAAACTCAACCCGCGCAAGATCATCCGCTTGTGGGCCGAGAAGGAGATGCACAACCTCAGCAG GATGAAGGCGGCGGCGATCGCGTGCCCGGACGTGGTCCTGCTGCGGAAGCACATCCTGGTCATGTCGTTCATCGGGCGAGACCACGTCCCCGCGCCCAAACTCAAGGACGTCGTGCTGAGCTGCGACGACATGAAGAACGCCTTCTACCAGGTCTTGCAC TTGATGCAGACGCTGTACGCCGAGTGTCATTTGGTCCACGCTGACCTCAGCGAGTACAACATGTTGTGGCATCAAGGAAAG GTGTGGTTGATCGACGTCAGTCAGTCGGTGGAGCCGACTCACCCCCACGGCCTGGAGTTCCTCTTCCGAGACTGCAGGAACGTTTCCACG ttctTCCAGAAGCGAGGAGTGAGCGAGGCGTTGGGCATCTTCGAGCTTTTCAACGCCGTGTCGGGACTCAACATTCCCATTGGTGCAGAAAACGAGGCGGAGTTTTTTGCCGAG atcGTGGCGTTGGAGAAGCGCAACGAGGACCACGTACAGCGGCGAGGAAAGAAAACGTTCGCCGTGGTgtcggaggaggaagaggaagatgaggaggggGCGGACCCTCCGTTAGAGGCGGACGCCGACGACTAG